ATCCTTTTGGATAAAGGAGGGCAAAAAATCTGGTACAATCATAAATTTTTTCCTTTGAAAGACCTTGAAGGTCAGGTAAGAGGATTTCTGTATTCCTGCAAGGATATCCATGAAGAAAAGATAGGCCAGGAGAAACTTATCAAGCAAAATAAACTTATGCGGGAGGTGTTGTACAATCAATCTTCTACACTTCGATCCCCATTGTCTTCCATTTTAGGCTTGCTGGAATTGATTGATAAAGATCAGCTTGACAAAGAAAACCGTAAATATTTTTCATACTTAAAACCTTTGGCCCAGGAATTGGACCAAGTGATAAGGAACAACTCCAAACAAATTTCAGATTTGGATTGAAAAACATACTGAAGTTTTGCCAACCATTTGCAGGCTTTTTTAACAGGTTTCTTTGATTAAATCCTTTATTGGCTTCTTTTTACTTGAAATTCTTTAAATCATGCCCGATTTAGAAGGGTTTATGGATTTGGATTTTAAGTTTTTCAGCCCTATCCGTGATAATAGTACGCTGATTTAAAACAAAAGCTCAATCAAACTGTTTCCATTATAAAATTAAGAGTCATGAAAGAGGTTTTAAAAGCTTACAATGGAAAGTCCAATGGAAACAGCAACGGTAATGGGACTCTGGAACAACAAAATAAACTTTTGATAAAAGACGCCCTTTTTGTCAGGTATAAGGGGAATTTGGTTAAGGTGAAATTTACCGATATCATTTGGATGAAAGGGGATGGAAATTACACTACTTTGGTGACCAATGATAATGTTTATTCTTTGCGCAATATTTTAAAAGAATTTGAATCTGTGCTTCCTTCTGAGGATTTCATCCGGATTCATAAAAGTTATATAGTCCGGCTGGACCAAATCAATACCATCAATCCAAGGGAAGTGACTGTTGGGAAAGATACAGTCCCGGTAGGTAGAACTTATTTTCAGAATTTAATAAATGGAATCAATAAGTTAGGCTCTGGAAACGGTGATTGATATCACCGTCTCCAAAGCAAGCTACTGTCTCCATAACTCAGAAACCTGTAATCTTGGTTAAGTGCTTCTTCATAAATTTGTCGCCAATTACCATCTGTAAATGCAGCCACCAACAAAATCAAGGTGGAAGAAGGTTGATGGAAATTGGTGATCAAGGCGTCACAAACCTGGAAATCATAACCCGGCATAATGAAGATTTCTGTGGATCCGGTTATTTCTTTCAGGTTATTTTTATTCATAAGATCCAATACCGCCTTGAAACTTTCAGTTCTTCCGGGTAGCAAATACCCTTCATGTTCATAGGGGTATAATTTTGGAATAAAGAACTGCTTATCGCCTTCCTTTATCAGTCGAACTCCATACCAATATAGGCTTTCCAAAGTCCTCATGGAGGTAGTTCCTACGGCTATGATTTTCTCAGGATGTGCCGCAAGTCTTTCCAATGTACTCAATTCAATGACCACTTGCTCACTGTGCATGGCATGATCGGTAACTTTTTCACTCTTGATAGGCTGGAAAGTTCCTGCACTGACATGAAGGGTCAAAAACTCTTTGTTAACTCCTTTTTTTTCTAAGTTTTCAAGTACTTCATCAGTGAAGTGTAATCCCGCAGTGGGTGCAGCTACAGCACCTTCTTTTTTGGAATATACAGTTTGATACCTCGGTCTGTCTTCTTCGGTGGCCTCCCTATTCAGATAGGGTGGAAGAGGAACTTCTCCTGAGGCCTCCACTATAGACACAAAAGGTATATTTTCTCCTGTCCAGGAAAAGGATACAACTTTTTTTTCCCTGTCCATTAATTTGGCACTGATAACTACAGGTTGCCCCTGTATTTCAATCTGACCATGCAGTTCTTCCCCGTCTTTCCATTTTTTCAAGTTGCCGATCATGGTTTCCCAAGACACTTCATCCGTACGGATCATTACCTCATTGATTATGGTGCTTGGGGCCACAGGTTTTAAAAGAAAAATCTCCACTTTGGCACCTGTTTCTCTCTGGAAAATCAATCTGGCAGGGATTACTTTGGTATTGTTAAAAGCCATCAAACTGCCAGTAGGCAACAATTCAGGAAGTTCAAAAAATCTATGGTGCGAGATACGTCCATCAGAAAATTGCAATAATTTGGAATGGTCCCTTTTTTCTAAGGGAAATTTAGCAATCCTTTCATCTGGCAAATTATATTCGTAATCAGATAACCTGATCTCTTCAATGGATGAAATTTTAAACATTAGGGTTCGGTTTTCAAATTATTGGCAAATATAATCCCAATGGCGACAAATTTTCATAACCTAAAATTCAACTATTTTGCCCATCAATTAAAATTCAGATTTGATGCGGGAACCTCTAGGGGTGTTCTCAAGGAAAAAACCACTTTTTTTCTTTGTGCAAGGGAATCAGGTAGTTCCCAAACCATGGGTTGGGGAGAGGCGGCCCCATTGCCTAAATTAAGTATTGATGACGTCCCTGATTTTGAACAGCAACTTTCCCATACCTGCATTAAATATTCTGGATATGAAATTCCAAGGTCAGAGGTAGGGATTTTAGACTGGGTAAACGAAAATATTCCAGCTGAGCTTCCCAGTATCAGGTTTGCTTTTGAGGTGGCCCTTTTGGATCTACTTTGGGATGGAAAGAAGCAAATCTTTAAAAATGATTTTTTTGAAAAAGAAAAACCTATTCCTATTAATGGATTGATCTGGATGGGTGATAAAGATTTCATGTTGCATCAGATCGATAAAAAATTAGCAGAGGGGTATAATTGTATCAAAATGAAGATTGGTGCCATAGATTTTGATCAGGAGTGTGAGCTTTTGAGGTATATCAGGGAAAGGTATTCTTCACATGAAATCACCTTAAGAGTCGATGCCAATGGGGCATTTTTACCCGAAGAGGCAATGGATAGACTGGAGAAGCTTGCCCAATTTGGCCTACATAGCATAGAACAGCCTATTCGACAAGGTCAATTAGAAGCAATGGCCCACTTATGTAAGCATACACCTCTTCCCATTGCTTTGGATGAAGAATTGATTGGAATTCATGATCTGAAAGATAAAAAGGGCCTTTTGGATCAAATTAGGCCTCAATATATCATTTTGAAGCCTACTTTGGTGGGAGGGATTCTGGCTTCAAGACAATGGATTGAATTGGCGGAAGAACTTGGAATAGGATGGTGGATGACCTCCGCTTTAGAGAGTAATATTGGTCTTAATGCCATAGCCCAGTTTACCTCCACCTTTGATGTGGGTATGCCCCAGGGCCTTGGCACCGGGCAATTGTACCATAATAATATTGATTCCCCCCTTACCATTGAGCATGGGTTTATCTTTTATGATAAAAACAAAATTTGGGGGAGTATACCTGTTTAATTTTGAGTCAAAAAAGAAAAGCCCCGGTTGACGGGGCTTTTTTACTAATTGTCAATGTGTAATATATAGATTAAACTACTTTTACATTCACTGCATTTAGGCCTTTTCTTCCTTCTTTAAGGTCGAAAGTAACTTCGTCATCTTCTCTGATTTCGTCGATCAAACCTGTTACGTGAACGAAATACTCTTTGGAAGACTCGTTGTCAATGATAAAACCGAATCCTTTGGATTCATTAAAAAATTTTACTTTTCCTGTGTTCATGATATTGTATTGTAATGAATTATTTCCCCAAAGGTAAGGATAGTTTTGACAATAAATAAGATTTAAAGAAAATATTTTTTAAGTTTTACTTATGCTTGACAAAAAAATATTTTATGAATTTTTATGTGAGTTCATATTTTTTTCAAAATCTGAACAATTAATCCAGTCCAAAGAAGTAAACTGGCTGATTGTATTCCGCTTCGATCTCCAATTTTTTAAGCTTCCCGGACTTATGGTCCCTTTCAAAAACAGTGATGTTATTCGAACCTTGATGGGCTACAAGCAGGTATTCCCCATCTTTGGTTAGGATAAAGTTTCTAGGCATAGTTCCACCTGTTTTAATCCTTTCTACAAATTTCAGCGTTTCATCTTTTAGGATTTCAAATACCGTTATTTCATTGGCATCTCCTCTGTTGGAGACATACACATGATGGGCATCCGGAGATATACGCACTTCAGCGGCACCGACTGTTCCGATATAATCGTCATCAGTTAATGTTTGAACTTGTTTTTTGAACATCCTACCGTTGTCGAATCCATATACTCCTAATTCTGCGCTCAGTTCGTGGACCAGATAAATAGTGTTTCCACTTGGATGTATGGCCAAATGCCGAGGCCCTGAACCTGGATCAACTTCAAAATATTGAACAGGGGCGTGGTTGAATGGGACCGCAAAACCGGGATTGAAGTGATAGATATGGATTTTATCTGTTCCCAGATCCCCTACTAACAAGTATTTACCATTGGGATGGAAAACGGTGGAGTGAACATGCGCACTTCCCTGACGGTCTCTTAAAATACTTTGTCCTTCGTGTTGTATGGTCTGCACATGTTCGAGTTTTCCTTCCTTGACTTTATAAGCAGAAAAATTCCCGCCACTGTAATTGCCCACCACTATAAACTCTTCTTTTTTATCTAAGGCGAGATAGCAAGGATGGTCTCCGAAAGTATCTTGGGTATCTATTAAAATTAGGCGGTTGTTTTCCCTATCGAATTTAAATGACTTGATTTTTCCTCCATTTTCCCCGCCTGTCTCTTCCACGGCAAATACCAATGTCTGCGCTTTATTGCTAATGACGAAAGAGGGGTTTTTTATTCCAGGACCGATGATTTTGGTTTCAAGGCTCTGGTTTTCAGGATTAAATACCAGCAATCCTATACCTTGATTGGTATCATTGGTATATCCCCCCAATAAAAATGAATAGCTTTGATCAATCATTTTTTCGTGTTGGATTTCCTGTTCGCATGAAAAGATAAGACTACTTAAAAGTAGCAGGAAATAAGTTCTAAGTTTTTTTAGGGCCTTTGTCATAATCCACAGGAGGTTCGAATGAAGTGTTTTTTTTCTCACTGTAAAGTACTTTTCTTTTGGGGTCATACTGTCCAGCTAGGTCATCAATTTTCATCCCTTCCCATTTTTTTATTTTGTTTAGGTAAGCAGCTCTTGCCAACATGTGGCCACCAATTGGTGCAGTAAGGATTACAAAAATAATAGTAACTAATACCCTTGTGGTCACTGAATATTCCTGGAAGAAGATAGCGGCAGAAGCAAGTAATAATCCTAAGCCTAAAGTTGCGGTTTTGGTGGTGACATTTATCCTGAGATAAACATCCCTTTTGCGGAACATGGCCACTGAAGTGGATAGCACAAATATAGACCCTATGGTGCTAAGGATCATGACAATTAATTCATTCATCTCTTTTCTTTCTTTCTTCCAAATAATAAGCAAAAGCAACAGTACCCAGGAAAGCTATCAGGGCAAAGAGCATGGCAATGTCCAGAAAGGTGCTTTGGTCATAAATGATGCTGTAAATCACCACTATACCAATGGCCATGAGGATCAGCATATCCAGGGAAATTACCCTGTCTGCCAGACTTGGCCCTTTCAGAAACCTGATGAAAACCAGGATTACAGAAACCCCCAAAATGGGTACAACTACATATTGATAATATTCTACAAGTGTCATCTAGTCAGTTCCAAAACACGTTTTTCAAATACTTCCTTAATCTGCCTGATATAAGCTTCTTTATCCTCGCAGTGGACGACGTGAACAAAAAGAGCTTTTTTATCATCTGAAATATCAATCACCAAGGTGCCAGGCGTAATGTTCAGTAAATGGGAAAAGAAGGTAATCTCTCCATCTGATTCTACGTCAAGAGGAACCTTTAAGATGGCCGGTGACAGTTTTGATTTGGGATACAAAGACTCAATAAAGGTCTGTATATTGGATTTAATGATCTGATACAAAACAAATACTGTAAAAGAGATCAGTTTGGGCACAATTGTGAAGTAGTCATTTTTACTTCTGTCCGGAGTAATGATCCATAAAATCCCAAAACTGATCAAAAAACCAAAAACAAAATTTTCCTGCGTAATGGTACCTGTTGCCAAGACCCATATGGTAGCCAGTAATATATTTGCTAATAGGAGTGCTTTGATCATGGCATCTGATTTTGAAGTACAACCTGAATATACGAAGATGGATCCACTAATTCAGCAGCAATCTTCTGAGATAAGGTAATGATACGGTTGGCACCTAGGCCAATATAAAGAGAAACTACTGAAAGCAAGAGCATCGGGATGATATAGCTTAATTGCTTTCCTCTGCTTAAATCATCATAAAACACCCCCTTTGCTTCTTTGGGCAGGTTTTCTCCTTTTTTCCAAAAAACCTCAGCCCAAACCTTTCCTATGACCCACAGCGTCAGAAAACTTCCAATGATCACCGAACCTACCAATAAATAATCCTGTGCGTCGAGTGCTCCTTCAATGAAGAATATTTTGGCCCAGAATCCAGAAAGAGGAGGGATACCCACCAGTGAAAATAAAGGCACTGCCATTAATAAAGACAGAAGGGGGTGGGATTTGTATAGTCCTCCCAATTCATCGATATTTTGGCTGCCATTGATTTTCAAAACCAATCCGGAAACCATAAAAAGATTGGTTTTGACGATGATATCATGGATCAGGTAAAAAACCGTTCCGATTAAGGCGACCTCTGTAAACACGGAAACACCCACCATCATGAAACCTATATGGGAAATAATAAGGAAACCAAAAATTTTTCCCATGTGCTTTCTGCTCATCGCTCCAAATGCACCCGCCAATATGGTCAGCGCAGCAATGATGGAAATGGTCAAAGTCATGAATTCATCCCCTCCAAAAATCAGAGAGAAGGTTCTCAGCATGGCATATACACCCACTTTGGTCAATAGCCCCCCAAAGATGGCTGTAACTGCAGGTGGAGGGGTATGATAGGAAGCAGGTAACCAGAAATACATAGGAAAAATAGCGGATTTTATCCCAAAAGCCACCAAAAATAATCCAGCTGTTACATTGACTAAGCCACTGTTTTCAATCAGTTTGATTTTAAGTGAAAGGTCAGCCATATTGAGCGTTCCTGTTAAACCATAAAGAAAGCCAATACCTGTCAGGAAAAAGGAAGATGCCAATAAGTTAAGGGAAACGTACTTGATTGCACCTTCCAATTGGTGTTTTTTTCCGCCTAGGGTCATCAACACAAAAGAGGAAATGATGATCACTTCAAACCAAACATATAGATTGAAAATATCCCCTGTAAGAAAGGCCCCTTGGAGTCCCATCACCAAAAAATGGAAAACAGGATAATATCCGAATTTCAACCTCTCATCCCGCATGCTTCCTGCAGAAAATATGGATACCCCCAAAGCAGCAATAGAGGAAATAAGTACCAAAGTTAAGGCCAAAAGATCAGCAACGAATGTAATTCCAAAAGGAGCCTTCCAATTTCCGGATTGGGTAATTTGGATCCCGTTGTGCCAAACATCATGAAGCATGAAGGCAGCCACAGCCACTGCTACCACAGAAAACAGGATGCTGATTGTTTTTTGTGCCTTGATTTTTGTCCAAAAGAACATCAAAACCACTGCCGCAATCAACTGCAAAATGATCGGTAAAACAATGTAAGGATTGTTCATATTTCTTCGTCAGTTGAATTAAGTTCGTCAAGGTCATCAGTTCCTAAGACCTGATATACTCTTTTGATCAATATGATAGCGAAGGATTGCAGACCGAAGCCAATGACAATCGCCGTCAAAATCAAAGCCTGTGGCAAAGGATCTGCATAAATTTCAGTAAATATCTTGGCACCATCTTCAATAACCGGAGGATGTCCTTTGGTCAATTTTCCCAACAAGAAAATCAACAAATTGACACCATTGCCAAGAAGTATCAGGCCTATGATTATTTTGAACATACTTCTTCTGAGGAGCATATAGATTCCTGAGGCATGAAGTAGTCCTATGATGAATATCAGCAATAATTCCATATCAAATAATTTCTCTAATTGAAAACATGACAGTTAAAACTGACCCAATAACCACGAAATACACCCCAATATCAAAAATCAAGGCAGTTCCTACCATTCCAATCATCCGGAGCGGTTCACCATACCAAAGCCCTGTCATAAAAGGTTCCTGAAAAATCCAGGGAGCCAATCCGGCCACCAAGGCAAAAACCAGTCCCAGCGGCATCAGGAAACCAGGATGCACTTTGATGATGTTTCTCGTTTCTTTTAGACCAAAAGCAAATGAATGGAGGATAAATGCCAATGCAGCCATCAGCCCGCCTACAAATCCCCCTCCAGGCAAATAATGTCCTCTGAGCAGGATAAATACCGAAAAGATCAAAAGGATCGGAAGGAGGTATTTAGAAGATGTTCGGAATATTATTGATTTCATTTCAGTCTTTTTTAATTGGGTTTAAGTTCAGGTACATCAAGCTAAATACACCGATCGCGGCAATAACAAGTACTACAGTTTCTACCATCGTGTCAAATCCCCTGAAATCCACCAGGATCACATTGACCACATTTCTGCCTTTAGCCAATATATAAGCATTGTCAGCATAATAGTCTGACACTTCCCTAACACTTGGCTCCTCAAATACCTCCAAGGCCAAAATGGCTATTAAAGTCCCGAAAAACAAGGAGATAATGGCATCCCTTATCCTGATTTTAGGACTGGAGAAGGTCTTGTTCAAAGGGAGCTTAAAAAGCACCAACATGAAAAGTAAAACCGTCAGTGTATCGATGGAAAACTGGGTCATGGCCAGGTCCGGTGCAGAATAGTACAAGAAGAAAAGACAGTTTGCAAAACCGATCACACCCAAAGCTACAATGGCTGCGGTCCTTGATCTGGATAAAACAACAAAGAAAATAGAGGTCACCATCAAAGACACCACGATGAATTCAGAAGGGGTGATTTCTGATATCTGATTCCAATCCAAATAAATATATACTCCTGAAAATAAGCGGTAACCTATCAAAACACTCAAAAAAATCAGAATGGTAATCACATAATTTCTGAGGTATCCATTTTGGAAAAATGCAGTCCAGCGTTCGGCAAATGACTGAAATCCTTTCCCCAAAACAGCTAACAGATGCTCAGGGGAGAGAGATGAAAAACGGGTAGTAGCCTGGAATTTTTCAGGACTGGGTTTCCAATAGAAGTAAAGTCCCGTTCCCAAGACAAGGGTCAATATACTCAAGAGTAAAACCAAATTGAAGCCATGCCAAAGGGCAAGATAAGTGTCTACCTCATATCCAGCTATGCTGTTCAGTACCGGCAGGATCAGGGATTTTTCTACCAGTCCAGGAAAAACACCAAATGCAATACTGAGGAATCCCAATAGAGTGGTAGGTATCCACAATCTTGGAGAGGGCATTTTTGCAGACTCTGCTGCATCGGAGACACTTCCTCTAAAAGGTTTGATGCCTGCCCAAAATCCAGCCACCAAAAGAAAGATTTTTGTTAAGACCGCTAAAAAGGTTAGCAATGCAGCTGCTTGGGGAAGATTTAGGACAGCTTCATACATGACTTCTTTGGATAAAAAGCCTAAGAAAAAAGGAACACCTGCACTTGACAAAGCGGCAATATACCCGGCTATGGCTACTGGCATCATTTTGTGTTGGAGGCCAGAAAGTTTGAAAACTTCCCTTGTCCCTGTCTCATGGTCAATAATTCCTGTAATAAGGAAGAGGGCGGCTTTGTAAAGCGCATGGGTCAGAATAAATAAACCAGCCCCCAATAATGCATCCTCTGTTCCCAATCCGATCAAGAACACCAAAATTCCCAAGGCCGAAATCGTGCTGTAAGCCAAGATACTTTTCAGGTCTGTTCTAAACAGGGAGTGAATAGCTGCGTAGGTCATTGTGATCGCCCCAATAATGGTGAGGGTCCAATTCCATTCCAGGCTATTGCCCAAAATAGGTGAAAAACGGGCCAGAAGAAAAATACCTGCCTTCACCATGGTGGCAGAGTGCAAATAGGTACTTACAGGAGTAGGGGCTTTCATAGCTCCCGGTAACCAAAAGTGAAAAGGGAATTGGGCAGATTTGGTGAATGCACCTGTAAAGAGCAAAATTAAAATCCATACATACCCGGGGTTAATTTTCAAAACTTCGGGCTGGTTCATCAGTTCTGTAAGGGAGTAGGTCCCAGATATACTACCTATCCATACAAATCCTGCCAACATGACCAGTCCACCGAAGCCGGTAATACCCAGAGCAGTCATGGCGGACTTTCTGGATGCTTTTTCTTCATTATTGAATCCTATCAAAAAGAAAGAACTGATACTGGTCAATTCCCAGAAAATAAAAAGCGTTATTAAGTTGTCAGAAAGTACCACGCCCAACATCGATGCCATAAACATCGATAAATAAGCGTAGAATCTATCCAGATAAATATGTCCTTTGAGGTAATAGCTGGTGTACACAAAAACCAAAGCACCTATTCCTGTAATCATCAGGGAAAAAAGCATGGACAATCCATCCAACCTAAAATTCAGATCAATTCCCAGTTGGGGAATCCAACTGTTTTTTTCAATGATAAAATTTGTCCCCTGAATGCCTTCAAGCTTTATGGCAAAGAAAACAAAGAGAAGGATAGGGAGCGCTGAAAATAAAAAAGGAAATGCCTTAGGGAAGACCCTGTTCCATAAGGGAGTCAGCAATGCAAAAATAAATCCTAATAAAACAGCCAATATCATAAAACAGAATTTACGTTCCCAGATTTAAAATTTTAATTCTCTAAATTAATCAAAACGCGATCTATCTTGGTCATTACGAAATAAAATATTTTTTGGTTTTTGTTGATTTTATTGCAGACTTCTGGTTTTTCTTTTGATTTTTTGGAATTAAAAAACGTATTCCTTTGACAAAAAAGTAATTGCAAGTAGCATTTGTTGATTTTTTGTTAAATTCAACCTTTCAAAACCCTAAACCTATCATGTCAAAAAATAATTACGAAACAGAAGTAGCCAAAAGATTTACCATATACAATAGCCTTTTCCTGGATTTGCCTTTTAGTGATATCCATAGGACAGGAACCTTGTTGCCTATATTG
This Cecembia calidifontis DNA region includes the following protein-coding sequences:
- a CDS encoding LytR/AlgR family response regulator transcription factor, whose protein sequence is MKEVLKAYNGKSNGNSNGNGTLEQQNKLLIKDALFVRYKGNLVKVKFTDIIWMKGDGNYTTLVTNDNVYSLRNILKEFESVLPSEDFIRIHKSYIVRLDQINTINPREVTVGKDTVPVGRTYFQNLINGINKLGSGNGD
- a CDS encoding S-adenosylmethionine:tRNA ribosyltransferase-isomerase; the protein is MFKISSIEEIRLSDYEYNLPDERIAKFPLEKRDHSKLLQFSDGRISHHRFFELPELLPTGSLMAFNNTKVIPARLIFQRETGAKVEIFLLKPVAPSTIINEVMIRTDEVSWETMIGNLKKWKDGEELHGQIEIQGQPVVISAKLMDREKKVVSFSWTGENIPFVSIVEASGEVPLPPYLNREATEEDRPRYQTVYSKKEGAVAAPTAGLHFTDEVLENLEKKGVNKEFLTLHVSAGTFQPIKSEKVTDHAMHSEQVVIELSTLERLAAHPEKIIAVGTTSMRTLESLYWYGVRLIKEGDKQFFIPKLYPYEHEGYLLPGRTESFKAVLDLMNKNNLKEITGSTEIFIMPGYDFQVCDALITNFHQPSSTLILLVAAFTDGNWRQIYEEALNQDYRFLSYGDSSLLWRR
- a CDS encoding o-succinylbenzoate synthase encodes the protein MATNFHNLKFNYFAHQLKFRFDAGTSRGVLKEKTTFFLCARESGSSQTMGWGEAAPLPKLSIDDVPDFEQQLSHTCIKYSGYEIPRSEVGILDWVNENIPAELPSIRFAFEVALLDLLWDGKKQIFKNDFFEKEKPIPINGLIWMGDKDFMLHQIDKKLAEGYNCIKMKIGAIDFDQECELLRYIRERYSSHEITLRVDANGAFLPEEAMDRLEKLAQFGLHSIEQPIRQGQLEAMAHLCKHTPLPIALDEELIGIHDLKDKKGLLDQIRPQYIILKPTLVGGILASRQWIELAEELGIGWWMTSALESNIGLNAIAQFTSTFDVGMPQGLGTGQLYHNNIDSPLTIEHGFIFYDKNKIWGSIPV
- a CDS encoding cold-shock protein, giving the protein MNTGKVKFFNESKGFGFIIDNESSKEYFVHVTGLIDEIREDDEVTFDLKEGRKGLNAVNVKVV
- a CDS encoding lactonase family protein, coding for MTKALKKLRTYFLLLLSSLIFSCEQEIQHEKMIDQSYSFLLGGYTNDTNQGIGLLVFNPENQSLETKIIGPGIKNPSFVISNKAQTLVFAVEETGGENGGKIKSFKFDRENNRLILIDTQDTFGDHPCYLALDKKEEFIVVGNYSGGNFSAYKVKEGKLEHVQTIQHEGQSILRDRQGSAHVHSTVFHPNGKYLLVGDLGTDKIHIYHFNPGFAVPFNHAPVQYFEVDPGSGPRHLAIHPSGNTIYLVHELSAELGVYGFDNGRMFKKQVQTLTDDDYIGTVGAAEVRISPDAHHVYVSNRGDANEITVFEILKDETLKFVERIKTGGTMPRNFILTKDGEYLLVAHQGSNNITVFERDHKSGKLKKLEIEAEYNQPVYFFGLD
- the mnhG gene encoding monovalent cation/H(+) antiporter subunit G; the protein is MNELIVMILSTIGSIFVLSTSVAMFRKRDVYLRINVTTKTATLGLGLLLASAAIFFQEYSVTTRVLVTIIFVILTAPIGGHMLARAAYLNKIKKWEGMKIDDLAGQYDPKRKVLYSEKKNTSFEPPVDYDKGPKKT
- a CDS encoding cation:proton antiporter, producing MTLVEYYQYVVVPILGVSVILVFIRFLKGPSLADRVISLDMLILMAIGIVVIYSIIYDQSTFLDIAMLFALIAFLGTVAFAYYLEERKKRDE
- a CDS encoding Na+/H+ antiporter subunit E, producing MIKALLLANILLATIWVLATGTITQENFVFGFLISFGILWIITPDRSKNDYFTIVPKLISFTVFVLYQIIKSNIQTFIESLYPKSKLSPAILKVPLDVESDGEITFFSHLLNITPGTLVIDISDDKKALFVHVVHCEDKEAYIRQIKEVFEKRVLELTR
- a CDS encoding proton-conducting transporter membrane subunit, whose amino-acid sequence is MNNPYIVLPIILQLIAAVVLMFFWTKIKAQKTISILFSVVAVAVAAFMLHDVWHNGIQITQSGNWKAPFGITFVADLLALTLVLISSIAALGVSIFSAGSMRDERLKFGYYPVFHFLVMGLQGAFLTGDIFNLYVWFEVIIISSFVLMTLGGKKHQLEGAIKYVSLNLLASSFFLTGIGFLYGLTGTLNMADLSLKIKLIENSGLVNVTAGLFLVAFGIKSAIFPMYFWLPASYHTPPPAVTAIFGGLLTKVGVYAMLRTFSLIFGGDEFMTLTISIIAALTILAGAFGAMSRKHMGKIFGFLIISHIGFMMVGVSVFTEVALIGTVFYLIHDIIVKTNLFMVSGLVLKINGSQNIDELGGLYKSHPLLSLLMAVPLFSLVGIPPLSGFWAKIFFIEGALDAQDYLLVGSVIIGSFLTLWVIGKVWAEVFWKKGENLPKEAKGVFYDDLSRGKQLSYIIPMLLLSVVSLYIGLGANRIITLSQKIAAELVDPSSYIQVVLQNQMP
- a CDS encoding Na+/H+ antiporter subunit C, producing MELLLIFIIGLLHASGIYMLLRRSMFKIIIGLILLGNGVNLLIFLLGKLTKGHPPVIEDGAKIFTEIYADPLPQALILTAIVIGFGLQSFAIILIKRVYQVLGTDDLDELNSTDEEI
- a CDS encoding Na+/H+ antiporter subunit B, which codes for MKSIIFRTSSKYLLPILLIFSVFILLRGHYLPGGGFVGGLMAALAFILHSFAFGLKETRNIIKVHPGFLMPLGLVFALVAGLAPWIFQEPFMTGLWYGEPLRMIGMVGTALIFDIGVYFVVIGSVLTVMFSIREII
- a CDS encoding putative monovalent cation/H+ antiporter subunit A, which encodes MILAVLLGFIFALLTPLWNRVFPKAFPFLFSALPILLFVFFAIKLEGIQGTNFIIEKNSWIPQLGIDLNFRLDGLSMLFSLMITGIGALVFVYTSYYLKGHIYLDRFYAYLSMFMASMLGVVLSDNLITLFIFWELTSISSFFLIGFNNEEKASRKSAMTALGITGFGGLVMLAGFVWIGSISGTYSLTELMNQPEVLKINPGYVWILILLFTGAFTKSAQFPFHFWLPGAMKAPTPVSTYLHSATMVKAGIFLLARFSPILGNSLEWNWTLTIIGAITMTYAAIHSLFRTDLKSILAYSTISALGILVFLIGLGTEDALLGAGLFILTHALYKAALFLITGIIDHETGTREVFKLSGLQHKMMPVAIAGYIAALSSAGVPFFLGFLSKEVMYEAVLNLPQAAALLTFLAVLTKIFLLVAGFWAGIKPFRGSVSDAAESAKMPSPRLWIPTTLLGFLSIAFGVFPGLVEKSLILPVLNSIAGYEVDTYLALWHGFNLVLLLSILTLVLGTGLYFYWKPSPEKFQATTRFSSLSPEHLLAVLGKGFQSFAERWTAFFQNGYLRNYVITILIFLSVLIGYRLFSGVYIYLDWNQISEITPSEFIVVSLMVTSIFFVVLSRSRTAAIVALGVIGFANCLFFLYYSAPDLAMTQFSIDTLTVLLFMLVLFKLPLNKTFSSPKIRIRDAIISLFFGTLIAILALEVFEEPSVREVSDYYADNAYILAKGRNVVNVILVDFRGFDTMVETVVLVIAAIGVFSLMYLNLNPIKKD